Part of the Pseudodesulfovibrio mercurii genome is shown below.
GGAAGTGGACTCCATCGGCGGCTACATGGCCGCCCTGGCCGGGCGCATCCCGGACCCGGGCACGCTGTACACCTTTTCGGGCTGGCGGTTCACGGTCATGGAGGCCGACGAGCGCCAGATCTGGACCATCAAGGTCGAGCCCCTGGGGACCGAGTAGGCCGTGCTCAAACTGGTGCTTCTCGCGACGTTGGGGGCCTGGATCGGGTTCGCCAACCCGCTGTTCCATTTCCCGCCAGCGGTCCTCGCTTTCCCCCTGGGGCTGGCCTGGATCGGTCTGCGCGCCGTGTCCGGCGGCCGGGCCTTCCGCTTCGGCTGGCTGGCCGGGACCCTGGCGGCCACGGGCTGCTTCTACTGGATGGTCATCCCGGTGCAGATCTACGGCGGGCTGCCGTGGTACGTGGCCCTGCCCTGCCCCGTGCTCCTGGCCGGGTTCATCGGCCTGTATTTCGGCCTGTTCGCCTACGCCATGCATTTCGCGGGCAAGCGCATCGACGGAATGCCCCTCTGCCTGCTGGCCGGGTTCGCCTGGGCGAGCATGGAGATGCTCATGGGCTCCGTGTTCTCGGGCTTCCCATGGATGAACCTGTCCTCGGCCTTCGCGGCCTGGCCCTTTGCCGTGCAGGGGGCTTCGGTCATCGGGGCCTACGGTCTGTCCGGCCTGTACACGGCCCTGGCCGTGGCCCTGCTGCTCTGCGCCACCTATCGCGGGGCCCTGGTCCTGGCCGTTTCCCTGACCGCCCTGATCGCGGGCTTCGGGTTCTGGCGCGTGTCCGCCTTCGACGTGGGCAAGCTCGACTACATGGTCACCCTGGTCCAGGGCAACGTGGACCAGGGGCAGAAATGGGATCGCGCCTACCAGGCGGCGACCGTCCGGAAATACGCCCGGCTGAGCGCCGAGGCCATCGCCCTGCATCACCCCAAGGTGGTCATCTGGCCCGAGACGGCCATGCCCTTTTATCTCCAGGAGCCGACCCCCTACCGCAAGGCCCTGGAAACCCTGGTCCATGAGACCGACACCCCGCTCATCACCGGTTCGCCCGCCTACCGCGTGACCAATACCAAGACCAACGCCTACGTGCTCTACAACCGGGCCTGGCTCATGGACACCCTGGGCCAGACCACCCAGTCCTACGA
Proteins encoded:
- the lnt gene encoding apolipoprotein N-acyltransferase; protein product: MLKLVLLATLGAWIGFANPLFHFPPAVLAFPLGLAWIGLRAVSGGRAFRFGWLAGTLAATGCFYWMVIPVQIYGGLPWYVALPCPVLLAGFIGLYFGLFAYAMHFAGKRIDGMPLCLLAGFAWASMEMLMGSVFSGFPWMNLSSAFAAWPFAVQGASVIGAYGLSGLYTALAVALLLCATYRGALVLAVSLTALIAGFGFWRVSAFDVGKLDYMVTLVQGNVDQGQKWDRAYQAATVRKYARLSAEAIALHHPKVVIWPETAMPFYLQEPTPYRKALETLVHETDTPLITGSPAYRVTNTKTNAYVLYNRAWLMDTLGQTTQSYDKEHLVPFGEYMPLEEWIPFKKLVQAAGDFKPGLDNRPLKLNGVALGMLICYEAIFPDLAQQQVERGANVLVNISNDAWFGNTSAPGQHLDLATMRAVEQGRWLARCTNTGISAFIDPVGRRAAVGNQFRAESLSMKIAALTADTVYHRINGWLKAFIHVMTAAAFGYILIAAARNKGTVQ